The window CGCACTGCTGAGAGCCGGGTTCCCGTATCTCAAGACAATCGGCGAATTCAAACGCACCATCTTCCCCGCCGATCTCGCCATCCGCCGCGACGGCATCATCTACTCGCTCGGGGCTGGCGCGCCCAACTACGGCAAGGGGAAGTCCGGCCCGATCTATGTGACCAACCTGAACGATGACAACTTGGGCAGCTTCGGCTTCCGGCAAGACCGTCATCGCCCTGTCAGCCCGGCCTGCACAACCCGCTTCCCATGCCAGATCGTGCTGGACGCGAAGCAGGAGCGTATTTTCATCACCGACAACGGCGCGGACCAGGTCAACATCTTTTCCGTCGACGACCACTACCCGCAGTACCTGGGCCGCTGGGGCCAGTCAGGCGCCGGCAAGGGGCAGATCAACCGGCCGTCCGGCATCGCCCTGGACGCGGAGGACAACGTCTGGGTCGTGGACTCGGAGAACCACCGCGTCCAGAAGTTCACCGCCGATGGAAAGCACCTGACATCGTTCGGCGAGCACGGGACCGGCGATGGCCAGTTCGTCTCGCCGTGGGGCATCCACATCGACGAGCTTGGGCAGATCTACATCGCCGATTGGCGCAACGACCGCATCCAGGTATTCGACCAAGATGGCCGGTTCCTCTGGAAGTTCGGGTCGCCCGGCGAAGGCAACGGCGAGTTCAGGCGGCCTGCCGGGGTGGCGGTCGATTCTGACGGAGATATTTTCGTGTGCGACTGGGGCAACAACCGGGTGCAACTCTTCACGCCGGAGGGCCGTTACGTCCAGCAGTTCCGCGGCGACGCAACGCTCTCCAAACAGACGCTCGAGCGCGCTTTCCAGCGCTCCGCCAAGCAGAAGCGCATGCGCGGCGATGCCACCGTGGAGCAAGAGAAATACTTCACCCGCCCGCGCTCAGTCCGCGTGGACCAGCGCGGCCACATGTACGTCCCTGACTTCGAGCACTACCGCATCCAGATATACAAGAAAGAGGCTTACCCTCTGGACGAGACCCAGATCCTCCCGCCGTTCAAAGTGCCGACCCTGAACGCGAACTGACAGTCCAGGGTATGGGGTATTTCAGGGTCGATCCGCTGTGACCGTACCCCGTACACTATACCCCCGCTTTGAACACCAGCACACGGCTCTTCCATATCTCGTAGGGGATGTTCTCCAGCGCCTTGTGGCCGGGGCGCTCGACCTCAAGCTGGCGGCTCAGACGCTTGGTCTGGTGGCGTCTTACGTACTCGCACCGCTCGACGAACTCGCGCAGCGTGTGCTTCTCGCCGCCCATTAGGATGTAGTCCATCCTCCCCTCATACGGCGCAAAGATGCGTTGCGTTACCTCGCCTGCCTCGTCGTACAGCTCCCGCACCAGGCGGTCGCGGCTCCGCTCGTACCGTCGCTGCGACGATCCTCCCGCGCGGTGCCGGTTCTTGACGTAGCGCGAGTCCGACTTCGA is drawn from SAR202 cluster bacterium and contains these coding sequences:
- a CDS encoding 6-bladed beta-propeller; translated protein: MARPYALLRAGFPYLKTIGEFKRTIFPADLAIRRDGIIYSLGAGAPNYGKGKSGPIYVTNLNDDNLGSFGFRQDRHRPVSPACTTRFPCQIVLDAKQERIFITDNGADQVNIFSVDDHYPQYLGRWGQSGAGKGQINRPSGIALDAEDNVWVVDSENHRVQKFTADGKHLTSFGEHGTGDGQFVSPWGIHIDELGQIYIADWRNDRIQVFDQDGRFLWKFGSPGEGNGEFRRPAGVAVDSDGDIFVCDWGNNRVQLFTPEGRYVQQFRGDATLSKQTLERAFQRSAKQKRMRGDATVEQEKYFTRPRSVRVDQRGHMYVPDFEHYRIQIYKKEAYPLDETQILPPFKVPTLNAN